The following nucleotide sequence is from Scheffersomyces stipitis CBS 6054 chromosome 4, complete sequence.
AATGGCATACTAAAGAGAGTCATACCAAAATTTGCTCCCAATTCTCTATTAAAGGGTATTTGCAAGGAATCTAATCCAAAAGAGATAGCAGAACCTGCCGATTGAACACCTTTGTAAAACCCAGCATAACGAGCAAGTTTATACGATTCGTTCGATAAGGAGCCCATTATCCAATAACACCAGCATTGCCACATAGCATCTGAAATTCCATACATGAAATATAGTACAAATGGACCACCGAAATTTGAATCAGTCCAGTCAACATTTGGAGGCGAAGAAGACCTTGTAAATTGAGTTTGGAAAACAGCACCACCAATCCAAGTTGCGATAACAACAACACAAGTAACAGCAAGGCCAATTATTCCTCTTTGCTTTCTTTCAAGCTTAGTATTGTCGAGAATTAGACCAAGTCCAAATGTGCCGATAATCTGAGTTAGCCAATATACCATAGAATTCAAAGATCTAGTCCTAAGAGAGAAGTAGAAAGCATTGATACCAAATTGATACgaatagaagaaattacTAGCAAAGAATGCTGGGAACAACATCACCAAACGTGAATCCCCTAAAAGCTTGCAAgtatctacaatttctctTTTGAATGAAGTCTGTTTgaaattttccaatttaGATCCATCACTTCTGCGAATGTCTTTTGGATTCAATAACAAAAGAGAAATGAGCAATCCCACAAGCATAATACACATGAATGCAACATATGTTCCTGTAGCAACACCTGAAGTATCTGCATGCTGAGCATTTTGTAATAAACTGATCAACCCACCAAGAGTAGCCCCTACAGATAGTAAACTCCAAGTCAACGCAAAACATTTTGccttgtctttttcttctgggtAAGACATAATAACCATACCATGCACAGACCATAATAGACCAGCTGATATTCCACACAATGCTCctccagcaacaacaaatcCAGTGTTTCCCGTTTCATCAAGACACCACAAGGAGCCGATATACAATGTGTAACCTATGGTCCCAAGGAAGAAGGTAATCCTTGTACCTAATGTGTTGACAAATGATCCTCCCATGAAACCGACTACAGCAAAGCATCCGTACAAGGTAGCAAGGGCCTGATTTGTTAGCCACGAAAGAGTAGCCTTCTGGCCACCGGCACCTATTGCTGTTATGGCATCGAACATTCCTGGTTGCGTGAATAGCACACAACCAACCAAAATCACCTGGGATATGGGtcttctccaaatttcTACTATAAACTTCATTATTAATCTCTTTTGTTCATTGTAAAGGAAAAATAACTCAAAATCTCGATAAACGAACACCAATATATACACCCATTCACAAAGGGTTGTTCTTAATCTTTGTGAATTTAAAAATGTTATCAATCTAACGATACATTACTTCCACATTGATAAGCTGCATACAAAACGGTGAACATTACCATGGAGTTATTCTCCGCGCATACAATCTCCGCGGACATAACCTCCGTTAAATTCGGCTACAGAATCTGTCTATAAAATCTATACTAAATCTAACTAcatccttcttctttgagtATGGATGAATAGATTATTAAGCAAATACGAGGATGGTTGGAATTACTTCTCCTCTTCTTGATGTGAATGTCATGGGACTAAATTCAGGCACTTCAATTGATGGCATTGATGTTGTTTTATGTAACTTCAAGCAAAGCTCTGTTGATTCACCTCTACACTTATCTGTACTCAAATATGATGAAATGGATATGCCACCAGCTTTGAAGAGTAGAGTATTAAGAATGATTAAAGAAAACAAGACAAAACTCGAAGAGGTTTCAGAAATAGCTGCTCTCCTTGGAATGGCCTTCGCAAAGGCTGCAGATGATTTTTGTCAGAAACACGGGATCGAGAAGAGCATCATTGATATAATAGGTTCGCATGGTCAAACTATCTGGTACGTACCTGATTCGAAGCCCGGCCAATGTCGGTCGGTAATTACTCTGGGAGAAGCTTGCTATATAGCAGAAAAGATGGGGAAAACAGTTGTATCTGAGTTTAGAATTTCGGAGCAAAGTGTAGGAAGACAGGGGGCACCAATGATTGCATTCTTCGATAGTCTTCTCTTAGTTCATCCTAAAAAGTTTAGAATATGTCAGAATATTGGAGGAATTGCAAATGTTTGCTTTGTTTTTCCTGAAAAGGATGGAGGTTTGGATAAGTGTTTTGACTATGATACAGGACCAGGTAATGTCTTCATAGATGCCGCTATGAGATATTTTACCAAAGGTACTCTTGAATATGATAGAGATGGAAAGTGGGGGAAAAGGGGTGTTGTGCACTTACCGCTAGTTGATGAATTCTTGACTGGTGAATACTTTTTAAGAGAGCCTCCAAAAACCACGGGAAGGGAATTATTTGGTGATTCAGTTGCATTTGAATTAATAGAAAATATGATAGCCAAGGGTCTTAGCAAATATGATATAATAGCCACGTTGACAAGGATAACGGCTCAATCTATTGTCAACGAGTACCACAAATATTCTCTGGGGCATATTGACGAAATTTTCTTGTGCGGAGGAGGAGCTTTGAATCCAAATATTACAGAATATATTCAAAGCTCTTTTCCAGACACCAAAATCAaccttcttgatgtcaCTGGAATTAGTGGAAGTGCAAAAGAATCAATCACTTTTGCATTCCAGGGTCTTGAAGCTATTTTAGGAAGGTCATTGATAATACCTGATAGGGTTGATAGTCGAACTCCGGTGGTGGTTGGTAAGGTAACCCCAGGTAAAAATTACAGAGCATTGCAGAAGATGGCTGTTGAGTttacttcaacttgtaaCTGTGATGGGTACTTACCATCTGTTAGAAAAATGGTAATAGATAGAAATGCATAGTTTGCTTAATGCATAAAAAGAGTCATCATATTAGGTAAGTATGATCTTCCAAGATTCAACTCTAGTTGGTCGAATAACGAAAATCAGATGGTACTTACTTTTAATTCGGATAGAAATGTTAATTCAGCAATTGGTATTTTTATAGTATTTTCCACATTTTTCTAGAAAAACAACCAGTACTTGTTGAGAGGAGCTATTTGTTGTAAGAATATGGAATATATTAAACTAGATATTAGATAAGTGAGGTTTACATGGTATTTAACACTGATTGCATTTACCAATACTTACAACAATATTCATTATATATAAGATTATGTAGCAACATCAAATAATTCGagcaagtcttcttcttcttctcttgttgaCACAAACATGACACCGCTTCTTACCAGCTTCGTAACAagtttcttccttcaaacGCATATATCTTGTTAATACTAAGTGAACACAATTTCTCAATAAGTTTCTTTGAAACTCAGAAGAATACGTGTTGAGCAACACCATCTCTACCTTTCCACTACTAAATTTACTGGCAACAAGCAACTCAAGTGGGTCATTACCCGAATATGCGAACAAGACTGTTGTTTGTTCGAACTGATTATGAATACACACCATGGATTCTACTGTAGTAACCACAACTTTGATATTCTTAATGACCATTAAGCAGCTGTTCTGCTGTTTGGGTGTCCATAGACACCTATACATTGAACGTCCTCCTCGGCCAATCGATTCACCATGTATTAAACTCTATCATAAGATTCAACTATCACTATCGCCGAATCCAATCTCCTAACTTTGTTTAAAACCATTTGGTTTATTGATGCGACATTGGGCTTCTTGAAAAGGTTGAATTCTTTGCTAGGCAATAGTGGATCCTGCGACGACACCCATTCTATGtgattgattttgaataaGCTACTCATCGAATTTCCCGAGACCCTAGGAAGGAATGAAGTCAACAATACCACTGGTACATGGAACATTACTGCTTACTTCTACCACGTATTGTTTTATCTGCAATATATGGGCATCATCGACCACCACCCTGTGGGGTTGAGTATAGAAACGTAAGCTACAACTAATATTGTAACACAGCGAGTCTTTTTACTTCGTTCACCGTGGCAGCGACCAAGAGCAAGCTCGGCCAACATCGCAATAGTGCAACAAGTCGTCTTTCACAGGTTAATAGACACCGTCATACTGAAGAAATCAGCCACGTCCTATGTGGCCTGTTGCTCGTCCTTCTTGCACTTAAAGTGAGGGCCAAACATCTGTCTGCCAGCTTCTATAAGTTCTTCACCTGTCAATTTCGGCGTTGTCAGTCCATATATCAGGGGAAAatatttgaagagttctCATCTCCAAAAACTTAAGCCAGGCAGCCAGACAGTATCTCATTCTTTGTAGCTTTACATTGTAACCTTCTCTATTTGTGGCATAACTTTCGACAAACCTCTTGAAAGAATGGCCAGCCTGTTCGGCAAGGGATTTGTCAATAATGATCTGTAGTCCAGTCATATGATACTCTTACTCTGCAACCAAAAATTCAAGCACTTGTTTTATTTCCCCGTACTTCAGTGTCTTATTTCCCCGTACTTCAGTCCACCAAGAtgtggaattgttgaagccACGAATTGACGCAACGACTTTCCGAGGACAATACTTTTTTTGATGTTCTATTCTCCCATGATAAAATTGGAGCTTGTATTTATGATTGAGATCCTCAAACTCTTTGACATTCAATGATTCAGTTTGTTTTTGGTATTCAACAATAGTATGTTCGAACAGATACCGTAAGCCAAGCACTCGGACACTTCTTCAGAATAGCTATACTTCTGGGTTGCAATATTTGCGTGTTGTGTCATGTGAACGGATACCATGTGAACATATTTTAAATAGATATAATTAGAGAATTAGAATTTTTTAAGATTCAAATGTGATGAATTCTTACTTGATTTAATGAGGGCTATCAAATGGTACTACTTTTAGGACAGGTGCAATTTTTGGCAGCAATTAGTATTTTTGTAGTATTTTTCgcattcttttcagaaagacAATCAGTGCATTtatacaagaaaattgagaGAAGTAATAAAGGTAAGGGAAAAGTTAAGATTGtaagaatatggatatttAATGTTAGATATTGTGGATATCATGATGTAGGATTAATGTGAATGTGatattgtattatattgggttgtattatattgagttgttgtgaatttggagGGAGGATTATCCATTTAGAATCACATGACTGGAATTGATTGACAGAGAGTTATGTGCAGTAACTAAAGACTTGGATACAAATATAGGCGCATTTGATGTGCGTGTATCACCAAAATGAGATCTGAGAGGTATAAAAGAGAGGCGAGATCCccaaaga
It contains:
- a CDS encoding predicted protein; the protein is MKFIVEIWRRPISQVILVGCVLFTQPGMFDAITAIGAGGQKATLSWLTNQALATLYGCFAVVGFMGGSFVNTLGTRITFFLGTIGYTLYIGSLWCLDETGNTGFVVAGGALCGISAGLLWSVHGMVIMSYPEEKDKAKCFALTWSLLSVGATLGGLISLLQNAQHADTSGVATGTYVAFMCIMLVGLLISLLLLNPKDIRRSDGSKLENFKQTSFKREIVDTCKLLGDSRLVMLFPAFFASNFFYSYQFGINAFYFSLRTRSLNSMVYWLTQIIGTFGLGLILDNTKLERKQRGIIGLAVTCVVVIATWIGGAVFQTQFTRSSSPPNVDWTDSNFGGPFVLYFMYGISDAMWQCWCYWIMGSLSNESYKLARYAGFYKGVQSAGSAISFGLDSLQIPFNRELGANFGMTLFSMPFMLYVATKLTKTNYDQEQEVIPPAHVQEELGVEGARDSQSSVILIEEINTLKV
- a CDS encoding predicted protein (go_function molecular function unknown), encoding MGLNSGTSIDGIDVVLCNFKQSSVDSPLHLSVLKYDEMDMPPALKSRVLRMIKENKTKLEEVSEIAALLGMAFAKAADDFCQKHGIEKSIIDIIGSHGQTIWYVPDSKPGQCRSVITSGEACYIAEKMGKTVVSEFRISEQSVGRQGAPMIAFFDSLLLVHPKKFRICQNIGGIANVCFVFPEKDGGLDKCFDYDTGPGNVFIDAAMRYFTKGTLEYDRDGKWGKRGVVHLPLVDEFLTGEYFLREPPKTTGRELFGDSVAFELIENMIAKGLSKYDIIATLTRITAQSIVNEYHKYSSGHIDEIFLCGGGALNPNITEYIQSSFPDTKINLLDVTGISGSAKESITFAFQGLEAILGRSLIIPDRVDSRTPVVVGKVTPGKNYRALQKMAVEFTSTCNCDGYLPSVRKMVIDRNA